Proteins encoded within one genomic window of Lysinibacillus sphaericus:
- a CDS encoding hybrid sensor histidine kinase/response regulator encodes MALRKPIVRHLLVILIIFIVLTIFRLLWLAYFTPSNNQPLAQAGVLDMRQQTLTEDEIYQINGEWLYYPEVLLKTPNSNETSSSIEQTVRKIPMQRGSATKQHFGTYRVKILLSANAHSNHRYAIRVPAISTASALYINGKLAGQSGVVSSNPSTHKGQAAPYTIYFTAEQSEIDVILHVSNFDTPSNMVIDKRLSFSSASAMMHHQFITQLSLVAISMLLILFALFSILVFLFIYRNKKVLLFTVGFLLPLADELITYDRSILDWLHLDYVWSLKLSNLIYLGASYFFVQFIRVLLVRYQQAKYFRWFTTLYALGALLIILLPIQWLHTANLAFFMLYVVSFLYVVVLALKEYIGNQESSAFIAFTAIGTTNGIIWGLIKMSFVLDIPFYPFDYLMIALGFAGYWFKRFYENQQQINLLVAKLQKDGEMKDEFLLSNAQKLWDPMNKMITLGQTIYDNPNNCFVMEDKQNLKYLIDIGRSMSFTLNDIVDYTRLKDNNLHLHKKNVRIQGVVSGVFDMLRFIAVGKQIQMTSSIARDFPLVLADEKRLIQILFNLLHSSIKNTNASSIEISATIERKMAVIYIKLTESGTNNPDINLHEHLFSSDKGLSDNEEIHLSFLISKQLIELHGGSLLNKGADLLFTIPIVDVMEEIEQLDDERTEDIHLQENNTQLKASATEKQFKILMVDDDPVNLTMMRSLFSATEYNITTITSSEKALDLLRLQRWDLVIIDAMLPYISGYALIENIRQHYTLLELPILLLTARNNPEDVYTGFAHGANDYVTKPINSLELKVRCRALIDLKYSINQQLHLETAWLQAQIQPHFLYNTLNTIASLSTIDPDRMIDLMHQFGKYLHASFDVKNLQRVVPLRHELELVRSYLYIEQQRFGELLQIDWDIDEQIDVEIPPISLQTLVENALRHGVLKQKGGGTVCIRIKELADYVTVSVIDNGIGMDATTLAQLLSDTNTTSRGIGLRNTDLRLKRIYGQRLQIKSTPNKGTTITFHIPK; translated from the coding sequence TTGGCGTTGAGAAAACCTATCGTAAGACATTTGCTAGTTATTTTAATCATTTTTATCGTCTTAACGATTTTCCGTCTACTCTGGCTAGCATATTTTACACCTTCTAATAATCAACCACTTGCACAAGCAGGTGTTTTAGATATGCGCCAGCAAACTTTAACAGAAGATGAGATCTATCAAATCAATGGTGAATGGCTCTATTATCCTGAAGTGTTGTTAAAAACACCTAACAGCAATGAGACAAGCAGTTCCATCGAACAAACTGTCCGTAAAATTCCTATGCAAAGGGGTTCAGCGACAAAACAACATTTTGGTACATATCGTGTAAAAATCTTATTAAGTGCTAATGCCCATTCAAATCACCGTTATGCTATCCGAGTTCCTGCCATTTCTACTGCATCAGCGCTATATATTAACGGGAAACTTGCGGGGCAGTCTGGAGTAGTGTCATCAAATCCTAGCACCCATAAAGGACAGGCCGCACCTTACACCATATATTTCACTGCAGAGCAGTCTGAAATCGACGTCATTTTACATGTATCCAATTTTGATACTCCCTCCAATATGGTTATAGATAAACGTCTTTCATTTAGCTCTGCGTCAGCCATGATGCACCATCAGTTCATTACACAATTATCACTTGTAGCTATTTCGATGTTGCTTATTTTATTTGCGTTATTTAGCATTCTTGTCTTTCTCTTTATTTACCGCAATAAAAAAGTGTTGCTGTTCACTGTCGGCTTTCTTTTACCTTTAGCTGACGAACTTATTACTTATGATCGTTCAATACTTGATTGGTTACATTTGGATTATGTATGGTCGTTAAAGCTATCCAATCTTATTTATCTTGGTGCTTCCTATTTCTTTGTACAGTTTATTCGTGTCTTATTAGTGCGCTATCAACAAGCAAAATATTTCCGATGGTTTACAACATTGTATGCCTTAGGCGCGCTACTTATTATACTCTTACCTATTCAATGGCTACACACAGCTAACTTAGCCTTCTTTATGCTTTATGTCGTGTCATTTTTATATGTTGTTGTACTGGCCTTAAAAGAGTATATAGGAAATCAAGAAAGTTCAGCTTTTATTGCATTTACAGCTATTGGCACAACAAACGGAATTATATGGGGCCTTATAAAAATGTCTTTTGTATTAGACATCCCGTTTTATCCATTTGACTATTTAATGATTGCACTGGGCTTTGCAGGTTATTGGTTTAAACGCTTTTATGAAAATCAACAACAGATTAATCTGCTTGTTGCCAAATTACAAAAAGATGGGGAAATGAAAGATGAGTTTTTATTAAGCAATGCACAAAAGCTTTGGGACCCTATGAATAAAATGATTACTTTAGGACAAACAATTTATGATAATCCAAACAATTGTTTTGTTATGGAAGACAAGCAGAATTTAAAATATTTAATTGATATAGGACGCAGTATGTCCTTTACGCTCAATGACATCGTGGATTATACACGATTAAAAGATAATAATTTACACCTTCATAAAAAGAATGTCCGCATTCAAGGCGTGGTGTCTGGCGTATTTGATATGCTACGTTTTATTGCTGTGGGAAAACAAATTCAAATGACATCTTCTATTGCAAGAGACTTCCCTCTTGTGCTAGCCGATGAAAAACGGCTTATTCAAATTCTGTTTAATCTGCTACACAGCTCTATTAAAAATACGAACGCTAGTTCAATCGAAATTAGCGCAACAATAGAAAGAAAGATGGCTGTAATTTATATCAAACTGACAGAGTCTGGAACGAACAATCCTGATATTAATCTTCACGAACATCTCTTTTCTTCTGACAAAGGACTTTCAGATAATGAAGAAATTCATCTTAGTTTTTTGATTTCTAAGCAACTAATTGAATTACACGGAGGTTCATTACTTAATAAAGGAGCAGATTTGCTTTTTACTATACCTATTGTAGATGTCATGGAAGAGATAGAACAATTGGATGATGAGCGAACAGAGGATATTCATTTACAGGAGAATAACACGCAGTTAAAAGCTTCCGCTACTGAAAAACAGTTTAAAATTTTAATGGTCGATGATGACCCTGTAAACTTAACAATGATGCGAAGTCTATTCTCTGCTACAGAATATAATATTACAACCATTACAAGTAGTGAAAAGGCACTGGATTTATTGCGTTTACAAAGATGGGATTTAGTCATTATTGATGCAATGCTCCCTTATATTTCTGGATATGCCTTAATTGAAAACATTCGACAGCATTATACCTTGCTAGAGCTACCAATTTTATTGTTAACTGCTCGAAATAATCCTGAAGATGTGTATACTGGGTTTGCACATGGGGCCAATGATTATGTAACGAAACCCATTAATTCTTTGGAATTAAAAGTACGCTGTCGTGCGTTAATTGATTTAAAATATAGCATCAATCAGCAGCTACATTTGGAAACTGCTTGGCTTCAAGCACAAATACAGCCTCATTTTTTATATAATACACTTAATACAATTGCTTCACTGAGTACAATTGATCCAGATCGAATGATTGACTTAATGCATCAATTCGGAAAATATCTCCACGCAAGCTTCGATGTAAAGAACCTGCAACGAGTTGTACCTCTGCGTCATGAACTCGAACTCGTCCGTTCATATCTTTATATCGAACAGCAACGTTTTGGGGAATTATTACAAATTGATTGGGATATTGATGAACAAATTGATGTTGAGATTCCCCCAATTTCTTTGCAAACGCTTGTAGAAAATGCATTACGACATGGTGTATTAAAACAAAAAGGTGGCGGCACTGTTTGTATTCGAATTAAAGAGCTTGCCGATTATGTGACCGTCAGTGTAATTGACAACGGTATTGGTATGGACGCCACGACATTAGCACAATTACTATCCGATACGAATACAACAAGTAGAGGCATTGGATTACGCAATACGGACCTACGTCTTAAAAGGATTTATGGTCAAAGGTTACAAATCAAAAGCACTCCAAACAAAGGCACAACCATCACCTTCCACATCCCCAAATAA
- a CDS encoding N-acetylmuramoyl-L-alanine amidase, translating to MVVTRKKLVPDVQANKVTYGKGNAKKFIVVHETDNTRSGADADAHARLQYNGNSRSASWHYTVDDKEAVQSFEHAWRCWAAGSTTGNNQGIQVEVCVNGDGNYPKAMQNAAELVAKIMKDENIPISNVVQHNYFSGKNCPRNVREGKITWSQFITMVKNASGNVQQQKPVSDNNKYRVLTGTYATRQAAENVLDVLKHRFGWVAYSEQDGVKWRVKTGTFTGMAAAQAGASKIKTAKLAQVTNIVAE from the coding sequence ATGGTTGTAACTCGTAAAAAATTAGTACCTGACGTACAAGCGAACAAGGTTACTTATGGAAAAGGAAACGCTAAAAAGTTTATCGTTGTTCATGAAACAGATAATACACGTTCCGGAGCAGATGCAGACGCGCACGCACGTTTACAATACAATGGTAATAGTCGTTCAGCTTCCTGGCATTATACTGTGGACGACAAAGAAGCTGTACAATCTTTTGAACATGCTTGGAGATGTTGGGCAGCAGGAAGCACGACAGGTAATAATCAAGGTATACAAGTAGAGGTTTGCGTAAATGGTGATGGTAACTATCCAAAGGCAATGCAAAATGCTGCAGAGTTAGTTGCCAAAATCATGAAGGATGAAAACATTCCAATTAGTAATGTTGTTCAGCACAATTATTTTAGCGGCAAAAATTGCCCTCGAAATGTACGTGAAGGTAAAATTACATGGTCACAATTTATTACAATGGTTAAAAATGCAAGTGGTAATGTACAGCAACAAAAACCAGTTAGCGATAATAATAAATACCGTGTACTTACTGGCACATACGCCACACGACAAGCTGCCGAAAATGTCTTAGATGTATTAAAACATCGTTTCGGCTGGGTTGCGTATAGTGAGCAAGATGGTGTTAAATGGCGTGTTAAAACAGGTACATTTACTGGAATGGCTGCAGCACAAGCGGGAGCTAGTAAAATTAAAACAGCTAAGTTAGCCCAGGTAACAAATATTGTAGCTGAATGA
- a CDS encoding glycine-rich domain-containing protein, translated as MNVLKVATKTLQLAIQTAIDGVRGVVDGIKTTTDSTKTGVDNLNTKQDSLLLKIQNGALKQNVEVFDKPGTYTWKCPDGVTAVVLTMFGGGGSGAVRTVTEYAIFGGGGGGGAYVDKKPIKVIPGTTYSLIVGAGGAGVSSSDGNGSYIYGRTGGATSAFGITCNGGGGGSGTGNPFITRARGNSPLCNKGASSSAGFSVSSEFAATDVILAGTRFGLPGTVGDREYGGGAGFGDGGDANGSTPIANGAGSGGANGIPSVNRASLKGGDGIIIIEY; from the coding sequence ATGAATGTATTGAAAGTAGCCACAAAAACATTACAGTTAGCCATTCAAACGGCTATTGATGGTGTCCGTGGTGTAGTGGATGGCATTAAAACGACTACAGACTCAACAAAAACAGGCGTTGATAATCTAAATACTAAACAAGATTCACTCTTGCTTAAAATTCAAAATGGGGCACTAAAACAAAACGTTGAGGTTTTTGATAAACCTGGTACTTATACGTGGAAATGTCCAGATGGTGTAACTGCTGTTGTCTTAACGATGTTTGGAGGGGGCGGAAGTGGCGCTGTCCGTACGGTTACAGAATATGCAATATTTGGAGGTGGTGGCGGAGGTGGTGCTTACGTCGATAAAAAACCTATTAAAGTAATACCAGGAACTACTTATAGCTTAATTGTAGGTGCTGGTGGCGCTGGCGTGTCTAGTTCCGATGGTAACGGTAGTTACATTTATGGTAGAACTGGAGGAGCGACGTCTGCTTTCGGTATTACTTGTAACGGTGGTGGCGGAGGGTCTGGGACAGGCAACCCTTTCATAACCAGAGCCAGAGGGAATAGTCCGTTATGCAATAAGGGTGCTTCAAGTTCTGCCGGATTCTCTGTATCAAGTGAATTTGCTGCCACTGATGTTATATTAGCTGGCACTCGTTTTGGATTACCGGGAACGGTTGGAGATAGAGAATACGGTGGTGGAGCTGGTTTTGGAGATGGTGGAGATGCTAATGGAAGCACACCTATTGCTAACGGAGCTGGAAGTGGTGGAGCTAACGGAATACCTAGTGTTAATAGGGCTTCTCTAAAAGGCGGAGACGGCATTATCATCATCGAATATTAA
- a CDS encoding phage holin, whose product MKINWKVRLQHKQFWVSLIALLLVLANQIAGIFYFDITIYNDQITAVSETVLSILGLLGIIIDPTTKGVSDSQLAMDYDKPKDGGQ is encoded by the coding sequence ATGAAAATTAACTGGAAAGTACGTCTGCAACATAAACAATTCTGGGTATCATTAATTGCATTACTACTTGTGCTTGCGAATCAGATCGCAGGCATTTTTTATTTTGATATTACAATTTACAACGATCAAATTACAGCCGTTTCAGAGACAGTATTAAGCATTTTAGGATTGCTTGGTATTATCATCGACCCTACAACAAAAGGCGTTTCAGATAGCCAACTAGCAATGGATTATGACAAACCTAAGGACGGTGGACAATAA
- a CDS encoding helix-turn-helix domain-containing protein, which translates to MAFEYLAQYTTFESVTDMDKSVEDHMAVHYYDLTESERAIVYKLASHSLEHTGACHLKASTIADALEISTKTVYRSVKKLESLGIIEKVPGTKLNGIKGASIYRILPYVPSSVSQRMTDDEASNDVVCRPQSENQPSSYFYLLSSKQANNIMSLGNELALQAEKKKEYMNEYQVMLFDFMNSLPLADNLKDELHKVVLAAQVQSAPDFIKAKNVLFKIAMDIKEGTLTVASTLRAVFVGAYNKAVERSNMKLCKSSSIEETPYKERPVPFYNWLNDRDNSTQICSKPNLENWLEW; encoded by the coding sequence ATGGCGTTTGAATACTTAGCACAATATACAACATTCGAATCAGTAACAGATATGGATAAAAGTGTGGAAGACCACATGGCGGTTCATTATTACGATTTAACAGAATCAGAGCGTGCCATCGTTTATAAACTTGCTTCTCACAGCTTAGAACATACTGGAGCATGTCATTTAAAAGCTTCTACAATTGCTGATGCATTGGAGATCAGCACGAAGACAGTTTATCGTAGCGTAAAAAAGTTAGAGTCATTAGGCATCATTGAAAAAGTACCAGGAACGAAATTAAACGGCATCAAAGGGGCAAGTATTTATCGTATTTTACCTTATGTCCCATCGAGCGTGTCCCAACGAATGACAGACGATGAAGCTAGTAATGACGTGGTTTGTCGTCCACAATCTGAAAACCAACCATCTAGTTATTTTTATCTTTTAAGTTCTAAACAAGCAAATAATATTATGAGTCTTGGTAATGAATTAGCTTTGCAAGCTGAAAAGAAAAAAGAGTATATGAACGAGTATCAAGTAATGCTATTCGATTTCATGAATAGTTTGCCGTTAGCTGATAACTTGAAAGATGAATTACACAAGGTTGTATTGGCTGCACAGGTTCAAAGTGCACCTGACTTCATTAAAGCTAAAAACGTTCTATTCAAAATTGCTATGGATATTAAAGAAGGTACGTTAACTGTAGCAAGTACATTAAGAGCTGTATTTGTAGGAGCGTATAACAAAGCTGTGGAGCGTTCTAATATGAAGCTATGTAAATCATCTTCTATAGAAGAAACTCCATATAAAGAACGTCCAGTGCCTTTTTACAATTGGTTAAATGATCGTGATAACAGTACACAAATATGTAGTAAACCCAATTTAGAAAATTGGTTAGAATGGTGA
- a CDS encoding zf-HC2 domain-containing protein — protein MSHECSIVEDLLPLYKAHGLQADTTEFIEQHLATCKSCQQLAATQLSTNQNLSMKSTLTFFHLVFIVLSFMFALNSSLLGNHKSFVILYGLFGCLTYLFYKNIWIVFAISSIPVFVWAIINNFSNPLYMKNFSFIDIGSLIVGASYIALLHTIFALLGAAFAIVLRRF, from the coding sequence TTGTCACATGAATGTTCAATTGTAGAAGATTTACTACCTTTATATAAAGCACATGGCCTCCAAGCCGATACGACCGAATTTATTGAACAGCATTTAGCTACATGTAAATCATGTCAGCAGTTGGCCGCTACACAATTATCCACTAATCAAAACTTATCGATGAAAAGCACATTAACCTTTTTTCATCTTGTTTTTATCGTGCTATCTTTTATGTTTGCCCTTAATTCATCTTTACTTGGCAATCATAAAAGCTTCGTCATACTATACGGTCTTTTTGGTTGCCTAACTTATTTATTTTATAAAAACATTTGGATTGTCTTTGCCATAAGCTCTATACCTGTGTTCGTCTGGGCCATTATTAATAATTTTAGCAATCCACTCTATATGAAGAACTTCTCTTTTATCGATATTGGTTCACTTATAGTTGGTGCAAGCTATATAGCTCTTTTACATACTATATTTGCCCTACTCGGTGCCGCTTTTGCCATTGTTTTACGTAGGTTTTGA
- a CDS encoding YfbR-like 5'-deoxynucleotidase — protein sequence MILIGIHQFFTSLNDLERIIRCPGRFKFEEHNVAAHSWKVSQYAMFFATLEEMNGATVNWKSLYEKTINHDFAEVFIGDIKTPVKHASPELKQMLAHVEEKMMEKFIMNEIPKEFQDIFFERMKEGKDETLEGRLLEFADKLDQFYEAFAELKRGNTDMEFVHMYQTALSKLLLIPLPATVRYFRTEILKDAVKEKTHIDIQALTNEVLDTNK from the coding sequence GTGATTCTTATAGGAATTCATCAATTTTTTACAAGTCTTAATGATTTAGAACGTATTATTCGTTGCCCTGGCCGCTTCAAATTTGAAGAACATAATGTAGCAGCACATTCTTGGAAAGTCTCACAGTATGCCATGTTCTTTGCAACACTAGAAGAAATGAATGGAGCTACAGTGAATTGGAAATCGTTATATGAAAAAACCATCAATCATGATTTCGCGGAAGTATTTATCGGAGATATTAAAACACCCGTAAAGCATGCTAGCCCAGAGCTAAAACAAATGCTTGCACATGTGGAAGAAAAAATGATGGAAAAATTCATTATGAACGAAATCCCTAAAGAGTTCCAAGACATCTTTTTTGAACGCATGAAAGAAGGAAAAGACGAAACACTAGAAGGTCGTTTACTTGAATTCGCAGACAAATTAGATCAATTTTACGAAGCCTTTGCAGAATTAAAACGCGGCAATACCGACATGGAATTTGTCCACATGTATCAAACGGCACTATCGAAGCTGTTATTGATTCCTCTTCCAGCAACAGTCCGCTATTTCAGAACTGAAATATTAAAAGATGCTGTAAAAGAAAAAACACATATTGATATACAAGCGCTCACAAATGAAGTATTAGACACAAACAAATAA
- a CDS encoding helix-turn-helix domain-containing protein: MSMAKKIKLLMVERDVTASMLAEKLGTSQSNISNKLKRDNFSENELEEIANALDAKYEAHFVLEDGRKF, from the coding sequence ATGAGCATGGCAAAGAAAATTAAGTTATTAATGGTTGAAAGAGATGTAACAGCTTCTATGTTGGCTGAAAAGCTTGGTACTTCCCAATCCAATATTTCTAATAAGTTAAAGAGAGATAATTTTAGTGAAAATGAATTAGAGGAAATCGCAAACGCATTAGATGCAAAATATGAGGCTCATTTTGTTTTAGAGGATGGACGCAAATTTTAA
- a CDS encoding zinc ribbon domain-containing protein YjdM — protein sequence MAAYPNCPKCNSEYTYEDGTNFVCPECAHEWSTNTTEQESDTLIVKDANGNLLADGDAVTVIKDLKVKGSSSTLKIGTKVKSIRLVEGDHNIDCKIDGFGAMKLKSEFVKKA from the coding sequence ATGGCAGCATATCCAAATTGTCCAAAATGTAATTCTGAATACACATATGAGGATGGCACAAATTTTGTTTGTCCAGAATGTGCACATGAATGGAGCACTAATACAACAGAGCAGGAGTCAGATACACTCATTGTAAAAGACGCAAATGGCAACTTGTTAGCAGATGGTGATGCGGTAACAGTTATTAAAGATTTAAAAGTAAAAGGAAGTTCTTCAACATTAAAAATTGGAACAAAGGTGAAAAGTATCCGTCTTGTTGAAGGGGATCACAATATTGATTGTAAAATTGATGGCTTCGGTGCAATGAAGCTAAAATCAGAGTTCGTGAAAAAAGCTTAA
- a CDS encoding GGDEF domain-containing protein, producing MEKFKLNLSFVIVSMIIIVVLVTSSISIWISYKSYSEMLTQPNHALQEAFIEEVSDIAEIYVQESLQNSQTEFLVKDRLEQAVSQLQKESVVSVSVFFKKILLPLLLIVAIVFILVLWFVLKIIRPLQDIVKSGQEGCGINDLKLVNDWYAEASNLKDAMLKVKADSQNKIKELTDQLKLDSLTGIPNRRSMDQVLSNLIAEKVPHAIILIDLDEFKSVNDTYGHTVGDEVLKAFANKMKESVQGSCFRYGGEEFLIILPYTAIEDAVKLAEELRVKQAQAENPSGRPVTLSAGVTVFSSSICDPNQLIAIADQALYEAKQSGRNCIRVVEDFSRISS from the coding sequence GTGGAGAAATTTAAGTTAAATTTATCGTTTGTCATTGTTAGTATGATAATAATTGTTGTACTCGTTACATCAAGTATCAGTATTTGGATTAGTTATAAAAGTTACAGTGAAATGCTAACACAGCCTAACCATGCTTTACAGGAAGCTTTTATAGAGGAAGTTTCTGATATAGCTGAAATCTATGTACAAGAGTCATTACAAAACTCACAAACAGAATTTTTAGTTAAGGATAGGCTTGAACAGGCAGTAAGTCAGTTACAAAAAGAAAGTGTTGTCTCTGTTAGTGTGTTTTTCAAAAAAATACTTCTTCCTTTATTGTTAATAGTAGCAATCGTTTTCATATTGGTACTGTGGTTTGTGTTGAAAATTATTCGACCTCTACAAGATATTGTTAAAAGTGGACAAGAGGGCTGTGGAATTAACGATTTAAAATTAGTGAATGACTGGTATGCTGAGGCGAGCAACTTGAAAGATGCCATGTTAAAGGTAAAAGCTGATTCACAAAATAAAATTAAGGAATTGACTGACCAGTTGAAATTAGATTCTTTAACAGGTATTCCGAATCGCCGAAGCATGGATCAAGTATTAAGTAATTTAATTGCAGAGAAAGTGCCACATGCCATTATTTTAATCGATTTAGATGAATTCAAAAGTGTCAATGATACATATGGGCATACAGTGGGGGATGAGGTTTTAAAAGCTTTTGCAAACAAAATGAAGGAAAGCGTTCAGGGAAGCTGTTTTAGATATGGAGGAGAGGAGTTTTTAATTATTTTGCCTTATACGGCAATTGAAGACGCCGTTAAATTAGCAGAGGAATTGCGAGTTAAACAAGCGCAAGCTGAAAATCCTAGTGGTCGTCCAGTTACCTTGTCGGCAGGTGTTACAGTTTTTTCTTCTTCGATTTGTGACCCGAATCAGTTAATAGCTATTGCTGATCAGGCATTGTATGAGGCAAAACAATCAGGTAGAAACTGTATACGTGTGGTGGAGGATTTCTCTCGAATTAGTAGTTAA
- a CDS encoding SHOCT domain-containing protein, whose amino-acid sequence MDTIAETIKFAGFGKKKAMAKQIQLFDDKLTDQGETLLAVCASVKGTKQLYVTDKRIILHEIKGIVSNDERSIPLSSISSINISNKLVYSKIEIVSTGNKAIIDDVPAHIALEIKAGIENLKTMAKTSSAPAAKEKKDMFDVADEIRELKDLLDDGILTQDEFDAKKKQLLGI is encoded by the coding sequence ATGGATACAATAGCAGAAACAATAAAATTTGCAGGCTTTGGTAAGAAGAAAGCAATGGCTAAACAGATTCAACTATTTGATGATAAGCTCACAGATCAAGGTGAAACACTACTTGCTGTATGTGCATCCGTAAAAGGTACAAAACAGCTTTATGTAACGGATAAACGTATTATCTTACATGAAATCAAAGGTATTGTTTCAAATGATGAAAGAAGCATTCCTTTATCATCTATTAGTAGCATCAACATTTCTAATAAGCTTGTTTACTCAAAAATTGAGATCGTATCTACTGGAAACAAAGCAATCATTGACGATGTGCCAGCGCATATTGCACTTGAAATTAAAGCAGGTATTGAGAACTTAAAAACAATGGCCAAAACATCATCTGCTCCTGCAGCTAAAGAGAAAAAGGATATGTTTGATGTTGCTGATGAAATTCGTGAATTGAAGGATTTATTGGATGATGGAATATTGACACAAGATGAATTTGACGCGAAGAAAAAGCAATTATTAGGGATATGA
- a CDS encoding response regulator, which produces MIRVIIADDEPLALLNMEKKLKEFDSVEVVKAFSTIKDLLDEAPTLDYHVAFLDVEMPGMDGLQIAQILKEWKKNVCIVFVTAYRDYAVQAFEINSLDYLLKPISKSRLEMTINRIHELFQLEIAPPTRVQQNEYSLSIQCLGGFTVLHNKNIVHWRTVKTKELFAFLLSNLNSHVPRDTIIEALWAETEYKKARVQLHTTVSYLRTTLSALGYFNVLQYVNGCYILQLENFQSDVLELEHLLKHKEEFGELDIERAEAFIQNSHGEYMATLDYSWIHSKSNFIHNQITLLLNYLVEHYKATNNVEKMERTLLVMLDYNPYSDKIIQELLQLYIEEDNRANAVKVYKDFKKTLFTDLDISPNQETIELYATIAQE; this is translated from the coding sequence GTGATTCGAGTAATAATTGCAGATGATGAACCGTTAGCTCTTTTAAACATGGAAAAAAAGTTGAAAGAATTTGATTCAGTAGAGGTTGTTAAAGCTTTTTCAACAATTAAAGATTTGCTTGATGAGGCACCTACATTGGACTATCATGTCGCTTTTTTAGATGTTGAAATGCCAGGAATGGACGGTTTGCAAATTGCTCAAATATTAAAGGAGTGGAAGAAAAATGTCTGTATTGTTTTTGTGACAGCGTATCGAGATTATGCTGTACAGGCATTTGAAATTAATTCCTTAGACTATTTACTAAAGCCTATTTCTAAATCTCGACTTGAGATGACTATCAATAGGATACATGAACTATTCCAATTAGAAATAGCCCCCCCTACTCGAGTGCAACAGAATGAGTACTCCCTTAGTATCCAGTGCTTAGGCGGATTCACTGTTTTACATAATAAGAACATCGTGCATTGGCGAACTGTTAAAACAAAAGAATTATTTGCCTTTCTTTTATCTAATCTCAACAGCCATGTGCCTAGAGATACAATCATCGAAGCATTATGGGCTGAAACTGAATACAAAAAGGCAAGAGTGCAACTTCATACAACAGTTTCTTATCTACGTACGACTCTCTCAGCTTTAGGGTACTTTAACGTTTTACAATATGTAAACGGCTGTTATATTTTACAGCTAGAGAATTTTCAATCTGATGTCTTAGAATTAGAGCACCTGTTAAAGCACAAAGAGGAATTCGGGGAGCTAGATATAGAAAGAGCGGAGGCATTTATTCAAAACTCTCATGGAGAATACATGGCTACATTAGATTACTCTTGGATTCATAGTAAGTCGAATTTCATTCATAACCAAATTACGCTTTTACTAAATTATTTAGTTGAGCATTACAAGGCAACAAACAATGTAGAAAAAATGGAGCGTACTTTACTAGTGATGCTGGACTACAATCCTTATTCAGATAAAATCATCCAAGAGCTTCTTCAACTCTATATTGAAGAAGATAATCGTGCTAATGCAGTAAAAGTTTACAAAGACTTTAAGAAGACCTTGTTTACTGACCTAGATATTTCACCTAATCAAGAGACCATAGAATTATACGCAACAATAGCGCAAGAGTAA
- a CDS encoding DUF2269 family protein, protein MLSIYTLLLYIHILSAVLSIGPLFVVLVIVKKMRTAAHVEMPPYIQVFQGAITIVKHAGHVLVASGILLMWRGGYPWTTSWVILTFLVMGGSIVFLARAFKPTIRTFDTPAYHQQKFASLLQRKAWMYIVLLLIMLWLMVAKPVLW, encoded by the coding sequence ATGCTATCGATTTATACACTTCTTCTATATATACATATTTTAAGTGCAGTCCTTTCGATTGGGCCATTGTTTGTTGTTTTAGTAATTGTTAAGAAAATGCGTACAGCTGCACATGTTGAAATGCCACCATATATCCAAGTATTTCAAGGTGCAATTACAATCGTTAAACACGCGGGGCATGTGCTAGTCGCCTCGGGTATTTTATTAATGTGGCGTGGAGGATATCCATGGACAACATCGTGGGTAATCCTAACATTTCTTGTGATGGGTGGTTCGATTGTCTTTTTGGCTAGAGCCTTTAAACCAACTATTCGCACATTCGATACGCCCGCCTATCATCAGCAAAAATTTGCTTCATTGTTACAGCGTAAAGCATGGATGTATATTGTATTATTGCTGATTATGTTATGGCTGATGGTAGCAAAACCAGTGCTTTGGTAA